Part of the candidate division KSB1 bacterium genome, AGAACCTGAGCATCGCCCTGATGACCGAACCCGGGTGGGTCGCCGCCATGATGGACCACCTGAAAGAGCTGACCATCCACCTCCTACGCGCCTACATCACGCCGGCGCTGGCCGTGGATGTCGCCTGGTGGTGGGAGGACATGTGCTACAACCACGGCCCGCTCATCTCGCCCCGGCTGTTCGAACAGTTCATGGTTCCTCGCTACAAAGAGAGCGTCGAGGAACTGCGAGCGCACGGCATCACGCACAGTGTGGTCGACTGCGACGGCAAGATCGACCTATTGGTTCCCGGGTGGCTACGGGCTGGAATCAGGGTAATGTTCCCCGTCGAGGCCCTGCACACCTCGCCTTTGCGCCTGCGTGAGGAACACGGCGACCAGGTGCTGATGATCGGAGGCGTCAACAAGTTTGCCCTCATTGCGGGACCAGCCGCCATTGACCAGGAACTCGAGTCCTTGTCGCCCCTCGTGGCCGCTGGCGGCTACATCCCGAGCGTGGACCATCGCGTCCCGCCTGATGTGTCGCTGGAAAACTACCGATACTACCTCGCGCAAAAGGAGCGCCTGCTCTCTGCTACCATGCGGGCGTAAAGGAGCCAGGCCGAGCAACCCGCACGCCTGCGTCGGGAGTAGTGGCCCCGATGCCGTCTTGGAGCTCAGGCGAACGGGCTCTCCTGCTCGATGCCAAGTTGCTTCATCTTCCTGTAGAGATTGGTGCGCTCAATGCCCAGCTGCGCCGCAGTGGCGTTCATGTTCCACGCATTGGCGATGAGTTTGGCCCTGATCAAGTCGCGCTCAAACCTTCTCCTTGCCTCGCGCAGCGGCAGTCCCACGTAGGTGAGCTCTAAGTTGTCCAGGTCCTCGGACATCGCGTGCCGTATGTCCGGCAGGTCGATGACCTCTTTCTCGGCGAAAATCACCATGCGCTCAACGAGGTTGCGCAGCTCGCGCACGTTGCCGGCTCAGGCGGCACCGACAAGAGCCTCCATGGCTGCGGGCGTCAGGCGAATCTGTGGCTTGTGCTGTTCCTGGCATGCTTGCTTAAGGAAATGGGCCACCAATTGCGGTATGTCCTCCCGACGATCGCGAAGAGGAGGCACCTGGATCTTAACGACGTTGAGTCGGTAGTAGAGGTCCTCCCGGAAGCGGCCAGCGCGCACCTCTTCCTCAATGTTGCGATTGCTGGCGCCGATGAGGCGAACATTCACCATGCGCACGGCCTCGCTCCCCACAGGGTGCACCTCACCGCTCTCCAATGTGCGGAGGACCTTCGCCTGCGCCGCCAGGCTCATGCTGCACAGTTCGTCGAGGAACACAGTACCACCGTTGGTATGCACGAAGATCCCCTCATGGTCCCGGATGGCCCCGGTGAAGGCTCCCTTCTTGTGGCCAAAGAACTGGCTCTCCAACACCCCCCCGGAACGGCCGAGCAATTGACCGCCACAAAGCGCCCCTTACGGCCGCTCAGGCGGTGGATAGCGGAAGCGACCAACTCTTTTCCCGTACCGGTCTCGCCCAGGATGAGCACGGTCGCATCGGTGGGTGCGGCCCGGTCGATGAGGGCGTAGACTTCGCGCATCTGGCTGCTGGTGCCGACCATGCCATGGCGCTCATAGAGCTCGGTCGCTGAGGCTGCCGCCAAGCGCAGCGCCTGCCCCTTCTGCAAACTCTCCTGGATGTGCCGGAGGAGGTCCGGCAGTTTCAAGGGTTTTTCTAAGAAATCACTTGCGCCTTGCAGGATGGCATCCACCGCTTTCGGGATATCACCATGGGCAGAAATCATCACCATAGGGCGCGTGCTGTCCAAGGCGACCAGGCGGCGCAGCAACTCCATGCCGCTCACTCCTGGCATCACCAGGTCGAGAAGCACAAGGTCCGGCTTCTCTTGTTCGGCCAGACGCAAGGCGTCCTGAGCAGTAGTGGCCGTCGACACCCGATAGCCCTCGTGGGTGAGGATGTCTTCCATGATGTCGAGAGTCTTCTGTTCGTCGTCAACCACAAGGATGTGTGCTGCGCCCTGTCGTTTCATCACCGTAACCCCTGGTTCAAGCTTGATAGGCAGGGAGTTCCACGCGGACGGTGGTCCCCGCGCCGACCTTGCTCTGCAGGCTGATGCGCCCCCCGTGTTCTTTGACTATCTGCCGGCAAATGCTCAGCCCAAGCCCTGTGCCTCCGTCCTTGCCGGCGACGTACGGTTCGAACACCCGGCCGAGGAGCTCCTCAGGAATGCCACACCCTGTGTCGCTGACTTCAAAGGCCACAAATTCGCGGCGCACCGGCTCACCGACGGTAAGCCATTGCGCCATGCCCACACGCAGAAAGATGCGACCTTTTCCTCTCATGGCGCGCACTGCATTGTCAAAGATGTTGTAGAACAGGCGTTGCGTCGCTTCCAAGTCCACGCGTACCTGGGGGAGGCCCTCTTCGCACTCCACGATGAGGTTCACCGTTTCGGGCAGCCATTGGCGCACCTGGCGCTCCACCGCGCTGAGCAGCTCTCTTGCCTCCATGACGCATACCTTGGGAGGTTTCAGGCTGGTAAAACGCAAGAAGCCATCGGCGATGGCACGCAACCTCTCAATCTCTTCGATGGCCGAATCGACGTAGCGATCCATGGCGGCGCTGCTCTTTGTGCGAGTCTCGTGATAGGCCAACTGCAGGCGCTGCAAGGTCAACAGCACCGTGTGCAGGGGGTTCTTTATCTCGTGGGCCAACTGCTGCGCAAGGGCCGCCCAGTCCAAGGCCCGGCGCAGTTCAACGCTCGCAGAGGCGTCTTCTATGGTCAGAAGGCTCGCGCAAGGACGCCAACGCCTTTCCGAGACCGACACGCCGCGTATGACCCCCGCCTGGCCACCTGGGAGTTGCACCATGCGATCATCCACTGGCTCCCGCACCTCGCCCTCGGTACCAAGCTCTTTCAGGACGACGCCGACTTCCTGGACTATCGCAGGCGGAAAGACTTCCGCGTAGTGCAACCCTCTGGGATCGGTGGCGCCGGCAACCATGTGGCGGCGGGCAATTCTGTTGCTGTGAACGACCCTGCCTTTGGCGTCGAGCAGGAAGGCCGCACAGGGGAATGCCCCGAGAATGCGCACAACCTCCCGCTGCTGGCATAAGTGAGACGTCCACAACCAGGCACAAAGGGCAGCAAGCACCAGGACCAGAGCCGCGAGTCCAATTGGCCCCAGCACTGCGGCTGCTCCTGCAGCCAAGGCAAATGCCTGCGATCCATCACACACCAGGGCGATCCCTCCGTCAGCCTCATGCTCGTCACGAAGGCCGAGCGCCGCTGCCGCAGTGTCTCCGGCAATGTAGATGCCCGACCCACGCCGGCCGGACTCTCGTGGACGAACAGACCCCACTTTTGGGCTCATTCGCCCACAGCCGAAGTTGCGCCGTCGGTGCATAAAACACGCACCACGCCGGGCAAGCCGTCGCTTGGCGTTTGAACATACGCAACAGAGAGAAAATAGTCAAGCGAAAAGTGCGGGTGTCCTGTGCATCTCGGGCGCTCTCTTGGGCTCGGACAATCAACTCACCGGCGCAACAGCGTTCCGTCGGGCCACAAAAGTGAAAGGCGGGTCCTCGTGGGCTGAGGAACCCGCCTTCCCCCCTATCACGACCCGCCGTCGCCCGGCCCTCCTTGAGCTCGATAGCTCCGACGTCCCCTAATCCAAGCAGTGCTTTGTTACCGTCCCATTCCGGTGCTGGCGATCGCAGTCGTTCCGTCGCTCCGCAACGACCATTTGCAACTACCGGGCCACAGTGCCGATCTTGGGTCATTTGGAAAATCAGCACTTATGCCTGTCGTGCAGACCTCCTCATAAGGGGGTGTATCACTTTCGCAACATTTGGGCAGTGACTTTGTTTTTTCGACAACAGGGGGTCAGCTTAGCGCGGCGCGGGTCTGCGCGGGCTACCTCCGACTGCTCACACTTTGCGCCAACAGACGGAATGGGGTGAGGGAACGGCCGAAACGACGACGCGGACACTCCTCGCGGGAACGTCCGCGTACGCTGGTGTGCCGAAGGGGGGAGTCGAACCCCCACGGGCGTAAGCCCACACGGCCCTGAACCGTGCGCGTCTGCCAGTTTCACCACTTCGGCTTCGCCAAAATTTTCACGGTGCAAATTTACTAATCAGCGGCGGCAAAATCAAGAGTTTTCTTCCAGGCGGTGCTCACGCCTGTTGGCCCAGGTGATCGCACCCGGCATCCAGGGAGCCGTGTACGGGGCGCACCCACGAGGCAACTAATTGGCCTTGACTTTTCCCGCCAAAAGTGATACTTTTAGCAGCGCGTTGTAAGCACAGAGCTGAACGCAACGTCGCTGTTGATGCCCCATCCAGTGAGCAACGGGTCGCTGCTCTGCGCCAGGGGGCCTCTGGCCGGCCAGCCGCAGAGGTGATTCGGCAGCCCTGCTTGCCGCGGCCGCTGACAAGTAGGAGGTTATGCCTTGACCGCACACCCAACGCACGACGATACAGCAGTTCCCGGGCAGCCCATCCCTTTTGCTCCTGAGCAGGCGAGAGACGGTATTTTTGCCTTGGACCTTCGCGGCCAACTCTGTTACGCGAACCCTCGATTCCTTGAGCAGGTGGGTCGCCAGGGGTCAGAACTCCATGGCTGTCATCTGAAAGAGTTGGTCTCGGCCCGCCACCAAGACAGCGTGCGGGTGATGCTGAAACAGCTGCTGCGCGGCGCCGGCCATCCCCCCATTGAGGTAGAGCTCTCCAGAGGCCCGGAAGAGAGCATACCTGTAGAGATACATGCCTGGTCAGTCCGCGAAGGGGGACGGATTGCCGGCGTGCAGGGTACCTACCGCGACCTTCGTCCGCGCCTGGGGGTGCACGAGGAATCCCTCGGCACTACTGAGCTCTACGGCAGGCTCTTCGAGCTGACGCCGGAGGCTATCATAATCACTGGAGCAAGCGGCAAAGTGGTGAAAACCAACCG contains:
- a CDS encoding ATP-binding protein: MSPKVGSVRPRESGRRGSGIYIAGDTAAAALGLRDEHEADGGIALVCDGSQAFALAAGAAAVLGPIGLAALVLVLAALCAWLWTSHLCQQREVVRILGAFPCAAFLLDAKGRVVHSNRIARRHMVAGATDPRGLHYAEVFPPAIVQEVGVVLKELGTEGEVREPVDDRMVQLPGGQAGVIRGVSVSERRWRPCASLLTIEDASASVELRRALDWAALAQQLAHEIKNPLHTVLLTLQRLQLAYHETRTKSSAAMDRYVDSAIEEIERLRAIADGFLRFTSLKPPKVCVMEARELLSAVERQVRQWLPETVNLIVECEEGLPQVRVDLEATQRLFYNIFDNAVRAMRGKGRIFLRVGMAQWLTVGEPVRREFVAFEVSDTGCGIPEELLGRVFEPYVAGKDGGTGLGLSICRQIVKEHGGRISLQSKVGAGTTVRVELPAYQA
- a CDS encoding uroporphyrinogen decarboxylase family protein produces the protein MTTRERFLAALEFTPADRLPNLEFGYWEATIRRWHDEGLPSHLRTGTEVEAYFGLEGVETFDYVPVINGLWPPFTRQVLAEQGGRRLVRDENGVLYEELTDGESIPRYVKFPIASPDDWEAFKRERLDWSREDRVTSHIGDFVRMRHQQGRPVRFDAGSLYGWLRNWMGVENLSIALMTEPGWVAAMMDHLKELTIHLLRAYITPALAVDVAWWWEDMCYNHGPLISPRLFEQFMVPRYKESVEELRAHGITHSVVDCDGKIDLLVPGWLRAGIRVMFPVEALHTSPLRLREEHGDQVLMIGGVNKFALIAGPAAIDQELESLSPLVAAGGYIPSVDHRVPPDVSLENYRYYLAQKERLLSATMRA
- a CDS encoding response regulator, coding for MKRQGAAHILVVDDEQKTLDIMEDILTHEGYRVSTATTAQDALRLAEQEKPDLVLLDLVMPGVSGMELLRRLVALDSTRPMVMISAHGDIPKAVDAILQGASDFLEKPLKLPDLLRHIQESLQKGQALRLAAASATELYERHGMVGTSSQMREVYALIDRAAPTDATVLILGETGTGKELVASAIHRLSGRKGRFVAVNCSAVPGGCWRASSLATRREPSPGPSGTMRGSSCIPTVVLCSSTNCAA
- a CDS encoding sigma 54-interacting transcriptional regulator, with protein sequence MRDHEGIFVHTNGGTVFLDELCSMSLAAQAKVLRTLESGEVHPVGSEAVRMVNVRLIGASNRNIEEEVRAGRFREDLYYRLNVVKIQVPPLRDRREDIPQLVAHFLKQACQEQHKPQIRLTPAAMEALVGAA